In a genomic window of Flavobacteriales bacterium:
- a CDS encoding single-stranded DNA-binding protein: MTTMKNKVQLVGRIGKDPELKTVGSGNAMLRMSIATNERFKGADGEWKDDTQWHPIVAWGKQAERLATILRKGSGIVIEGRLVHRSYEDKDGIKRMSTEVVLADYQLLASKAEAVMAEAE, from the coding sequence ATGACGACGATGAAGAACAAAGTGCAGCTCGTGGGCCGCATCGGAAAAGACCCCGAGCTGAAGACCGTGGGCAGCGGCAACGCCATGCTGCGCATGAGCATTGCCACGAACGAGCGCTTCAAGGGAGCAGATGGCGAATGGAAGGACGATACCCAATGGCATCCTATTGTGGCCTGGGGCAAACAGGCGGAGCGCTTGGCCACCATTCTGCGCAAGGGCAGTGGAATCGTGATTGAAGGCCGGCTGGTGCATCGCAGCTACGAGGACAAGGACGGCATCAAGCGCATGAGCACGGAAGTGGTGCTTGCCGATTACCAGCTCCTTGCGTCCAAGGCCGAGGCAGTCATGGCAGAGGCGGAGTAG
- a CDS encoding universal stress protein codes for MSEAAKKILVPTDFTKVADNAISHAMRLAKHTGAEVYLLHVVAKQDEVEETRRKLEMEQQRAQAAEAGVTVHKLVRVGSIFDDIGDAAAEIGAGLIVMGTHGMRGMQFITGSRALRVITSSQVPFIVVQERGIKDGGYDSIVVPLDLHKETRQKLTVVADMAKTFQSKVHLVVPKEDDEFLHKQLQNHIRFAKQYLDERGIAHDAVIADQDSDDFVKAVVKHAVAVDADLITIMNLSQGNIFGVLGVPYEQEIITNEAQIPVMCMNPRETNTGAGGWSFQ; via the coding sequence ATGAGCGAAGCCGCTAAGAAGATCCTGGTCCCCACCGATTTCACCAAGGTGGCCGACAATGCCATCAGCCATGCCATGCGACTGGCCAAGCATACGGGCGCAGAGGTGTACCTGCTCCATGTCGTCGCCAAGCAGGATGAAGTGGAAGAGACCCGGCGCAAGCTGGAAATGGAGCAACAGCGTGCGCAGGCCGCGGAGGCTGGCGTCACGGTGCACAAGCTCGTTCGAGTGGGTTCAATCTTCGACGATATCGGCGATGCGGCCGCAGAGATTGGGGCGGGGCTGATCGTGATGGGCACGCATGGCATGCGCGGCATGCAGTTCATCACGGGAAGCCGCGCGCTACGCGTGATCACCAGCAGTCAGGTGCCTTTCATCGTGGTGCAGGAGCGCGGAATCAAGGACGGCGGCTATGACAGCATCGTGGTGCCCCTCGACCTTCACAAGGAGACCCGGCAGAAACTCACGGTGGTAGCCGATATGGCCAAGACCTTCCAGAGCAAGGTGCATCTCGTGGTACCGAAGGAGGACGACGAATTCCTGCACAAGCAGCTCCAGAACCACATCCGCTTCGCGAAACAGTACCTGGATGAGCGAGGCATCGCGCATGACGCGGTGATCGCTGACCAGGATAGCGATGATTTCGTGAAAGCCGTGGTGAAGCATGCGGTGGCGGTCGATGCCGACCTGATCACGATCATGAACCTGTCACAGGGTAACATCTTCGGTGTGCTCGGCGTTCCCTACGAGCAGGAGATCATCACCAACGAGGCGCAGATCCCGGTGATGTGCATGAACCCGCGCGAGACCAATACGGGTGCCGGTGGCTGGAGCTTCCAGTAA
- a CDS encoding SpoIIE family protein phosphatase, whose protein sequence is MAMRITIGRKIGVGFGLFIFFALLVVLLTNRTLERSREINTEINEVYSPSVDALVGLRNLTVSAHMLIKHWALIESRADAPEKTTLVETTTQRIPAALDRVDTLMGRWGHDEVAIMTQVHTELSALMALHDSIKRMLPSLESYNDPFVHMDRTSLAEENGPIDQQTAKVLAELDRLLEMLERKRRELASGMIKSFDSLKFFVLYMGMALVVVGVVVAFLIIRGIVTPVQRLRSILLSLGRGVFPRTRVRITNDEVGDMSRALGSLIDGLRRTTDFSHAVAAGDFSADYQPLSEEDMLGHALLKMRDELGQRERFLEMKVAERTEEVVRQKEEVERQSRKVVELYKNVTDSIRYAKRLQDSILPPERRIRELLPEAFVYYRPKDIVSGDFYWIERVGDRILFAAVDCTGHGVPGAFMSLIGHNGLNQAAKERGLARPADVLRELNRTAFEALHKDREQHLIRDGMDLALCSYDPASRMLDYSGANSPLYVVREGETMAYAPNKVAIGNFEPQGQEFMQHTVELRPGDMVYVFSDGYADQFGGPKGKKFLYRRFRELLVEVSAHSPDRQRRMLHDAFNAWRGAHEQVDDILVIGMRA, encoded by the coding sequence ATGGCCATGCGCATCACCATTGGACGGAAGATCGGCGTGGGCTTCGGCCTGTTCATCTTCTTCGCGCTGCTGGTGGTGCTGCTCACCAACCGCACACTGGAGCGCAGCCGTGAAATCAACACCGAGATCAATGAGGTGTACTCGCCTTCGGTCGATGCCCTGGTTGGCCTGCGCAACCTCACTGTGAGCGCGCACATGCTCATCAAGCACTGGGCGCTGATCGAGAGCCGCGCCGACGCTCCCGAAAAGACCACGCTGGTAGAAACCACGACGCAGCGCATCCCTGCAGCGCTCGACCGCGTGGACACGCTCATGGGGCGATGGGGCCATGACGAGGTAGCCATCATGACCCAGGTGCATACGGAGCTCAGCGCGTTGATGGCACTGCACGACAGCATCAAGCGGATGCTCCCTTCGCTTGAGAGCTACAACGACCCGTTCGTACACATGGACCGCACAAGCCTTGCCGAAGAGAACGGGCCGATCGATCAGCAGACGGCGAAGGTGCTGGCCGAGTTGGACCGGCTATTGGAGATGCTCGAGCGCAAGCGCCGTGAATTGGCCTCTGGCATGATCAAGAGCTTCGACTCCTTGAAGTTCTTCGTTCTGTACATGGGCATGGCGCTGGTGGTGGTGGGCGTGGTGGTCGCCTTCCTCATCATCCGGGGAATCGTGACGCCGGTGCAGCGGCTGCGCTCAATCCTGCTCAGCTTGGGTCGCGGGGTCTTCCCCCGCACCCGCGTCCGCATCACCAATGATGAGGTGGGCGACATGAGCCGGGCACTTGGCTCCCTGATCGATGGCCTCCGGAGGACCACGGACTTCTCCCACGCTGTGGCCGCTGGCGACTTCAGCGCGGATTATCAGCCGCTCAGCGAGGAGGACATGCTGGGCCACGCCCTGCTGAAGATGCGCGACGAACTTGGCCAACGAGAGCGGTTCCTGGAAATGAAAGTGGCTGAGCGCACCGAAGAAGTGGTGCGGCAGAAGGAAGAGGTCGAGCGGCAGAGCCGTAAGGTGGTAGAGCTCTATAAGAACGTCACCGACAGCATCCGGTACGCCAAGCGCCTGCAGGACTCGATCCTGCCACCGGAACGCCGTATCCGGGAATTGCTCCCTGAAGCATTCGTGTATTACCGCCCCAAGGACATCGTGAGCGGCGATTTCTATTGGATCGAGCGCGTGGGCGACAGGATTCTCTTCGCCGCCGTGGATTGCACCGGTCACGGCGTACCTGGTGCATTCATGAGCCTCATTGGCCACAACGGCCTTAATCAGGCGGCCAAGGAGCGGGGCTTGGCTCGGCCAGCCGACGTCCTGCGGGAACTGAACCGCACCGCCTTCGAGGCTCTGCATAAGGACCGGGAGCAGCACCTGATCCGCGACGGGATGGACCTTGCGTTATGCAGCTATGACCCAGCATCTCGCATGCTCGACTATTCAGGAGCCAACAGCCCGCTCTACGTGGTCCGGGAGGGGGAGACCATGGCCTATGCGCCAAACAAAGTCGCCATTGGCAATTTCGAGCCGCAAGGCCAGGAGTTCATGCAGCATACTGTTGAGCTCAGGCCCGGTGACATGGTGTACGTTTTCTCCGATGGCTACGCCGACCAATTCGGTGGGCCCAAGGGCAAGAAGTTCCTGTACCGGCGCTTCCGCGAATTATTGGTCGAGGTCAGCGCCCATTCGCCCGATCGTCAGCGTCGGATGCTTCATGACGCCTTCAACGCTTGGCGCGGAGCCCATGAGCAGGTTGACGACATACTGGTCATCGGCATGCGCGCCTGA